In Lacrimispora indolis DSM 755, a genomic segment contains:
- a CDS encoding TIGR04283 family arsenosugar biosynthesis glycosyltransferase, with protein MKQAIIIFTRVPVPGKTKTRMMPRLTPQQCAKLHICFLKDIGKECEKCPADIFVCHTPDGEKEKRLLRAVLGKQRGYFQQQGEDLGERMYRAFEEVFARGYEECVLIGTDVPELRSFHLRQAFEVLKKQDVVFGKTYDGGYYLIGMKKARPEAFGLDHYGHKAVLDETIKELSQAGISVGYTKRLWDLDTPMDLKAYRKRMRFRKELKQTETGRYAARITSVSIIVPVYNEEKGIVKLQEQLKELGEKCELLFVDGGSTDRTLEFIEPGYTVIHSEKGRGSQMNAGAKASSGDILFFLHCDSELPPKPLAEIRRVMKVHQAGCFGIAFHSHNFFMFTCRVISNHRIKDRKVMFGDQGIFVDRELFFEVGMFPEIPIMEDYQFSLALKERGVKLGMARRRIHTSDRRFPKGTIPKLKLMWKMNRLRKLYREGVPIEKISDMYRDVR; from the coding sequence ATGAAACAAGCGATTATTATATTTACAAGAGTGCCGGTGCCGGGAAAGACAAAGACCAGGATGATGCCACGGCTTACTCCTCAGCAATGTGCAAAGCTTCATATCTGCTTTTTAAAAGACATTGGAAAGGAATGTGAGAAGTGCCCGGCGGATATCTTTGTCTGCCATACTCCGGATGGGGAAAAAGAAAAAAGACTGCTAAGGGCGGTCCTTGGGAAACAGAGGGGATATTTTCAGCAGCAGGGGGAGGATCTGGGGGAACGGATGTACCGGGCATTTGAAGAGGTATTTGCCAGGGGGTATGAGGAATGCGTTCTCATTGGAACCGACGTGCCGGAGCTGCGGTCCTTCCATTTAAGACAGGCATTTGAGGTGCTTAAAAAGCAGGATGTGGTGTTTGGGAAAACCTATGACGGAGGGTATTATCTCATAGGGATGAAGAAAGCCCGCCCGGAGGCTTTTGGTCTTGACCATTATGGGCATAAAGCCGTTCTGGATGAAACCATAAAGGAGCTTTCCCAGGCCGGAATTTCAGTTGGCTATACGAAACGGTTATGGGATTTGGACACCCCCATGGACTTAAAAGCGTATCGGAAACGGATGCGGTTCAGAAAAGAGCTGAAACAGACGGAAACCGGGCGGTATGCTGCAAGGATTACTTCGGTCTCAATCATTGTTCCGGTCTATAATGAAGAAAAAGGAATTGTAAAGCTGCAGGAGCAGCTAAAGGAACTGGGGGAGAAATGTGAACTATTGTTTGTGGATGGAGGAAGCACAGACCGCACACTGGAATTCATAGAGCCAGGATATACCGTGATCCACAGTGAAAAAGGAAGGGGAAGCCAGATGAATGCAGGGGCAAAGGCGAGCAGTGGTGATATTTTGTTCTTTCTCCACTGTGACAGTGAGCTTCCTCCAAAGCCTTTGGCAGAAATCAGGCGGGTGATGAAAGTTCATCAGGCAGGCTGTTTTGGAATAGCATTTCACTCCCATAATTTTTTCATGTTTACATGCAGGGTGATTTCCAACCACAGAATAAAGGACCGGAAGGTCATGTTCGGGGATCAGGGGATCTTTGTGGACCGGGAGCTGTTTTTTGAAGTTGGAATGTTTCCCGAGATTCCTATCATGGAAGACTACCAGTTTTCACTGGCCTTAAAAGAAAGAGGAGTGAAGCTGGGGATGGCAAGGAGGAGAATCCATACCTCGGACAGACGATTTCCCAAAGGTACAATACCAAAGCTGAAGCTCATGTGGAAAATGAACCGGCTTCGGAAGCTGTACCGGGAGGGGGTTCCAATAGAAAAGATTTCGGATATGTACCGGGATGTGAGATAA
- a CDS encoding C-GCAxxG-C-C family protein: MRFEEIKELFMQGIDCSQVVAGEFAEELGLDKGLLRKASACFGGGMQCGETCGAVTGALMVLGVKYGHSQEGDKEQKQVMMKKTGEFKKLFGEKYPSCICRDLLGHDISRREELEKVMEKGLLLQFCPKVVEDTIEILGKII; the protein is encoded by the coding sequence ATCCGGTTTGAAGAAATCAAGGAGTTATTCATGCAGGGAATTGACTGCTCCCAGGTAGTTGCGGGAGAGTTTGCAGAAGAGTTAGGACTGGATAAGGGACTGCTGAGGAAAGCTTCCGCCTGCTTTGGCGGTGGGATGCAGTGCGGAGAAACCTGCGGTGCCGTCACTGGCGCTTTGATGGTTCTTGGAGTGAAGTATGGACACAGCCAGGAGGGGGATAAAGAGCAGAAGCAGGTTATGATGAAGAAAACCGGAGAATTTAAGAAGCTGTTTGGGGAGAAATATCCTTCCTGCATCTGCCGTGATCTCCTTGGACATGATATTTCCAGGAGAGAAGAACTGGAAAAGGTGATGGAGAAAGGGCTGCTTCTCCAGTTCTGTCCAAAGGTCGTGGAAGACACCATAGAAATTTTAGGAAAGATTATATAG
- a CDS encoding TVP38/TMEM64 family protein, whose product MAEKNKWIKKLVTILVIAAGIMSYYGIPSVRETMNQVFKMLASGDFGVVKDFIASWGTYAAVISFGLMIFQSVAAPLPAFLITFANANLFGWWQGAILSWTSAMAGAALCFFIARVLGRDAAERLASKTGLRQVDAFFEKYGKSTVLVCRLLPFVSFDLVSYGAGLTSMSFGSFFLATGIGQLPATIVYSYVGGMLTGGAKLFVTGLMILFALSALIVMARKIYVERQMKKGEE is encoded by the coding sequence ATGGCTGAAAAAAATAAATGGATTAAAAAGTTAGTGACGATCTTAGTAATTGCGGCCGGGATCATGAGTTATTATGGGATTCCATCGGTAAGAGAAACCATGAACCAGGTATTTAAGATGCTTGCAAGCGGAGATTTTGGGGTGGTGAAGGATTTTATCGCATCCTGGGGGACGTATGCGGCCGTGATATCCTTTGGACTCATGATATTCCAGTCCGTTGCGGCGCCGCTGCCGGCCTTTCTCATTACCTTTGCCAATGCCAATCTGTTCGGGTGGTGGCAGGGGGCCATTCTCTCGTGGACAAGCGCCATGGCAGGAGCGGCGTTGTGCTTCTTTATTGCAAGAGTTCTGGGAAGGGATGCAGCAGAGAGGCTGGCAAGCAAAACCGGTTTAAGGCAGGTTGATGCGTTCTTTGAAAAATACGGAAAAAGTACGGTTTTGGTCTGCCGCCTTTTGCCCTTCGTATCCTTTGATCTTGTAAGCTATGGGGCAGGGCTTACCTCCATGTCCTTTGGTTCCTTCTTCCTTGCAACCGGAATCGGACAGCTCCCGGCTACCATTGTGTATTCCTATGTAGGAGGGATGCTGACAGGAGGAGCAAAGCTATTTGTGACTGGACTGATGATTTTGTTTGCATTGTCGGCGCTGATTGTTATGGCAAGAAAAATATACGTGGAAAGACAAATGAAAAAAGGAGAGGAGTAA
- a CDS encoding (Fe-S)-binding protein has protein sequence MNDKLRIIDPEACIHCHACRQHCLFLEKYNLDIGDEEKLKELSYHCFLCGKCSQVCPKGIDGREIILGMRKDQVRSNRGKLPEKGYGMLVREKQNYLFQNYRNGANKSVLFPGCNFPAFYPETTRYLMELFREKTGAGTVFDCCGKPVAELGMELQEKQIIKRMGRKLRENGVEEVITLCPNCYVYLKPRLSVKVVSIYEKLRELGIGKRIEGRLTIFPPCPDREDKELLGTIGAFLTEEPDIISHVQCCGLGGCAGKREKELAEQMAGSLGQEKKKPIYTYCASCSGNFVRKGYKNTKHILLEILERNERPDTGRSVVNRIKTKYRREK, from the coding sequence ATGAACGATAAGCTGAGAATCATTGATCCGGAAGCCTGCATTCATTGCCATGCATGCCGGCAGCACTGTCTTTTTCTGGAAAAATATAATTTGGATATCGGTGATGAGGAAAAGTTAAAGGAGCTTTCCTACCATTGCTTTTTATGCGGCAAATGTTCCCAGGTCTGCCCAAAGGGAATCGACGGGAGAGAGATCATTTTAGGTATGCGAAAGGACCAGGTGCGGAGCAATCGTGGAAAGCTTCCTGAAAAAGGTTATGGGATGCTTGTGAGAGAAAAGCAAAACTATTTATTCCAGAATTACAGAAATGGGGCGAATAAGAGCGTGCTTTTTCCAGGCTGCAATTTTCCGGCCTTTTATCCGGAGACAACCAGGTACTTAATGGAGCTGTTCCGGGAAAAGACAGGCGCCGGAACAGTCTTTGACTGCTGCGGAAAACCCGTTGCAGAGCTGGGAATGGAACTGCAGGAGAAACAGATCATTAAAAGGATGGGGAGAAAGCTAAGGGAAAACGGTGTGGAGGAAGTGATCACCCTTTGTCCAAACTGCTACGTTTATTTAAAACCCCGTTTGAGCGTCAAAGTAGTGAGCATATATGAAAAACTACGGGAGCTTGGAATTGGGAAGAGGATTGAGGGAAGGCTTACCATTTTCCCGCCTTGCCCGGACAGGGAAGACAAGGAGCTGCTGGGTACCATAGGTGCATTTTTAACAGAGGAACCGGATATTATTTCTCATGTCCAGTGCTGCGGGCTTGGAGGCTGTGCCGGGAAAAGGGAAAAAGAGCTGGCAGAACAGATGGCAGGCAGCCTTGGACAGGAGAAAAAGAAGCCTATTTATACATACTGTGCTTCCTGTTCCGGGAATTTTGTAAGAAAAGGATATAAGAATACCAAACATATTCTTTTAGAAATATTAGAAAGAAACGAGCGGCCGGACACAGGCCGATCTGTGGTTAACCGCATAAAAACCAAGTACCGGAGAGAAAAATAA